AACGTGCGTTGTCGCGGACCGTTTCCTCGGTCAGCGTCTTCAGCCGCGTGCGGCTGCCCAGCGACGAACCGGGTTCGTTGAAAGCGATATGCCCGTCGCCGCCGATGCCGAGCACTTGCAGGTCGATGCCGCCGGCCTCGGCGATCATCCGCTCATATTGCTGGCAAAAGGCGTCGAAATCGAGCGCGCGACCGTCGGGCACGTGCGTGTTTCGCGGCTCGATGTTCACATGGTCGAAGAGATTCTCTTGCATGAAGCGGCGATAGCTTTGCGGATGCGTGGGGGCCAGGCCGACGTATTCGTCGAGATTGAACGTCGCCACCCGCGAGAAATCGAGGCCCTCTTCGCGGTGCATGCGGACCAGTTCCTGATACATACCCAGCGGAGTGCTGCCCGTGGCCAGACCCAAGACGCAGTTCGGCCGCCGCCGCAGCAGCCGCGCCACGAAACGGGCAGCGGTCCGCGACACGCTGGTTGCGTCCGGTTCGACGATGACGCGCATGGATGAAGTCTCCTCGGTTCCGCAAGTCGGAACGGACAACTGCTTCAGTGCCCTGTTTCCAGGCGGCGAACGATCAAGTTGCCTGTGCCCAATCGCTTGCTCAGCGCGGTGGCGAAATCGTAATTCTCTTCGTCCGGCGCAGCAATATCGACGTTGCGGCACTTCGTGGCCGCCAAGGCGATGAGCTGCGGCATGGCAAGGTATCGCAGCGCGTTCAAAACGTCGGGAGCCTCCCGATCGTTCAGCCGCGGCGAAACAAGAGCCAGC
This DNA window, taken from Pirellulales bacterium, encodes the following:
- the nagB gene encoding glucosamine-6-phosphate deaminase, with product MRVIVEPDATSVSRTAARFVARLLRRRPNCVLGLATGSTPLGMYQELVRMHREEGLDFSRVATFNLDEYVGLAPTHPQSYRRFMQENLFDHVNIEPRNTHVPDGRALDFDAFCQQYERMIAEAGGIDLQVLGIGGDGHIAFNEPGSSLGSRTRLKTLTEETVRDNARFFGGSERVPRLAITMGVGTILESRQCLLLACGPHKARAIRETVEGPVTAQVTASALQLHRDVIAVLDQEAGRLLERRDYYREVERAQALLEAGQIAALLPAKAE